One part of the Lotus japonicus ecotype B-129 chromosome 2, LjGifu_v1.2 genome encodes these proteins:
- the LOC130739577 gene encoding mediator of RNA polymerase II transcription subunit 25-like — MSQEVESSVKPAQSSYVKIWEGSLFGQRQGQPVFITKLEGYRKSSDSQILAANLPPVMQIVRLLSQDHMKQKQYVQKADFLVFRSMGPHVFLDLLREKELYAAIQLPSQTLILSVSDKACRLIGLLFSGDLAAFEPSSQEQQLMQQHQQMLSYFQPQQQLLPHLQLQQQLQQQQLAQLQQQLSQLQLTLLQQQQLTQLQQQQLAQLQQQLAQLQLTQHQHTQLQQQLLPQQQFQQLPQHQQMVGEGMGQKTYV; from the exons ATGTCTCAAGAAGTAGAATCAAGCGTGAAGCCCGCACAATCCAGTTATGTGAAAATCTGGGAG GGAAGCTTATTTGGGCAAAGACAAGGACAGCCGGTATTCATCACCAAACTTGAA GGTTACCGTAAATCTTCTGACTCTCAGAT ACTTGCAGCAAATTTGCCCCCTGTAATGCAAATAGTTCGGCTTCTATCTCAAGACCACATGAAACAAAA gcaatatgtacaaaagGCAGATTTCCTTGTTTTTCGGTCAATGGGCCCTCATGTATTTTTGGATCTACTGCGGGAAAAGGAGCTG TATGCAGCTATTCAATTACCATCCCAGACACTGATACTATCTGTTTCTGACAAAGCTTGCCGCTTGATTGGGTTACTTTTTTCGGGG GATTTGGCTGCATTTGAGCCATCCAGTCAAGAGCAGCAACTAATGCAACAGCACCAACAGATGCTATCATATTTTCAACCCCAGCAGCAGCTTCTTCCTCACTTGCAGCTACAGCAGCAGCTCCAACAACAGCAACTTGCACAGCTCCAACAACAACTCTCGCAGCTGCAACTTACACTGCTCCAACAGCAGCAACTAACACagctccaacaacaacaacttgcacaactccaacaacaactgGCGCAGCTGCAACTTACACAACATCAACACACACAACTCCAGCAACAACTCTTGCCGCAGCAGCAGTTTCAACAACTTCCTCAGCATCAACAGATGGTTGGGGAAGGAATGGGTCAAAAAACCTATGTTTAG
- the LOC130739579 gene encoding probable chromatin-remodeling complex ATPase chain encodes MDIMETTKAEQCIPPLLLAAQMPSCNQSYLFQGKMVLLDKLLSKLKERDSRALKFTQMTRLLDLIEDYLMFQGYQYSCIDDNTDGEHRKASMAVFVAINLATADIVIHVPCTGN; translated from the exons ATGGATATCATGGAAACGACAAAG GCAGAACAATGCATTCCCCCTTTGCTTTTAGCTGCGCAGATGCCAAGTTGTAATCAATCATATCTCTTCCAAG GTAAAATGGTTCTACTGGATAAATTACTTTCCAAACTAAAAGAACGGGATTCCAGGGCACTTAAATTTACACAG ATGACTAGGCTGTTAGATTTAATTGAAGATTATTTAATGTTTCAAGGATACCAATATTCCTGCATTGATGACAATACTGATGGAGAACATCGTAAAGCTTCCATGGCTGTTTTTGTTGCCATTAATCTTGCTACTGCTGACATTGTCATTCACGTGCCATGCACGGGTAATTAG